A single Methylobacterium sp. 17Sr1-1 DNA region contains:
- a CDS encoding phage portal protein — protein sequence MDLDGEPAGTLEAPAYDVAGGRGRRSRAWRVGSYGPNSAITYALDELRRKSRDQTRRNPYAGAAVDRLVSNIVGTGIVPRSTAARSTEGLSKPEARRIKKEDAAFRAGLQALFLAWTDEADSIGAHDFYGLQAIAVRGMVEGGESFTRLRTRLLSDGLSVPLQLQVLEGDHCPHLKTEPGSNIRQGIRYNAIGRRQSYFLYREHPGDGVMAPPGVELTEVPATDVAHLYRAMRPGQDRGEPWLTRALRTLYDLDGYLDAELVRKKNAARLVGFIKRVMDEGADSPAGSGPLGTDGADDDGAVSLEFEPGTLQVLADGEEVQFSDPKDVGPNFDMFVREAKRQIAAACGLLYEILSGDYSTLDDRTLRAALNDFRRGVEALQHHQVVFQFCRPIWRRWIDLALLSGALKLPPGMPRAAAYAANWVPQAWPYIHPVQDVEGKTKEIQAGLSSRARKVAEGGFDAETIDAENQADNERADDMGLAYTSDGRKAVDTAPAGDPPPADPEPPKPTPAPPQPEE from the coding sequence ATGGATCTCGACGGCGAGCCGGCCGGCACGCTCGAAGCGCCGGCCTACGACGTCGCGGGCGGGCGCGGCCGGCGCTCCCGCGCCTGGCGGGTTGGTAGCTACGGCCCGAACAGCGCGATCACCTACGCGCTCGACGAGCTGCGCCGGAAGAGCCGCGACCAGACCCGGCGCAACCCCTATGCCGGCGCCGCGGTCGATCGGCTGGTGAGCAACATCGTCGGCACTGGCATCGTGCCGCGCTCCACCGCGGCGCGCTCGACCGAGGGCCTGTCGAAGCCCGAGGCCCGCCGGATCAAGAAGGAGGACGCCGCGTTCCGGGCTGGGCTGCAGGCCTTGTTCCTGGCCTGGACGGACGAGGCCGACAGCATCGGCGCCCACGACTTCTACGGCCTGCAGGCCATCGCGGTGCGCGGCATGGTCGAGGGCGGCGAGAGCTTCACCCGCCTGCGCACCCGGCTGCTCTCGGATGGACTGTCGGTGCCGTTGCAGCTGCAGGTCCTCGAGGGCGACCACTGCCCGCACCTCAAGACCGAGCCCGGCAGCAACATCCGCCAGGGCATCCGCTACAACGCGATCGGCCGGCGCCAGAGCTACTTCCTCTACCGGGAGCACCCCGGCGACGGTGTGATGGCGCCGCCTGGTGTAGAGCTCACCGAGGTGCCGGCGACCGACGTGGCGCACCTCTACCGGGCGATGCGCCCCGGGCAGGACCGCGGCGAACCCTGGCTCACCCGGGCGCTGCGCACGCTCTACGACCTCGACGGCTACCTGGACGCCGAGCTCGTCCGCAAGAAGAACGCCGCGCGCCTCGTCGGCTTCATCAAGCGCGTCATGGACGAGGGGGCGGACAGCCCGGCCGGCTCCGGCCCGCTCGGGACGGACGGCGCCGACGACGATGGGGCAGTGTCGCTGGAGTTCGAGCCCGGCACCCTCCAGGTGCTGGCCGACGGCGAGGAGGTGCAGTTCTCCGACCCGAAGGACGTCGGGCCGAACTTCGACATGTTCGTCCGAGAGGCCAAGCGCCAGATCGCGGCGGCCTGCGGGCTGCTCTACGAGATCCTGAGCGGTGACTACAGCACCCTCGACGATCGCACGCTGCGCGCCGCCCTCAACGACTTCCGCCGCGGCGTCGAGGCGCTGCAGCATCATCAGGTCGTGTTTCAGTTCTGCCGCCCGATCTGGCGCCGGTGGATCGACCTCGCCCTGCTGTCGGGCGCGCTGAAGCTCCCACCCGGCATGCCGCGGGCCGCGGCCTACGCCGCCAACTGGGTCCCCCAGGCCTGGCCGTACATCCATCCGGTGCAGGACGTCGAGGGCAAGACGAAGGAGATCCAGGCGGGTCTCTCGTCGCGCGCCCGCAAGGTCGCCGAGGGCGGCTTCGACGCCGAGACGATCGACGCCGAGAACCAGGCGGACAACGAGCGGGCCGACGATATGGGGCTCGCCTACACCAGCGACGGGCGGAAGGCGGTCGACACCGCGCCGGCCGGTGATCCGCCGCCCGCCGATCCCGAGCCACCCAAGCCGACGCCCGCGCCGCCGCAGCCGGAAGAGTGA
- a CDS encoding S49 family peptidase translates to MTSALHALTAEPWAIRPDYLHFMASLASLDRAGRADRRAAEGEDWFRLDLQAAAGPTAQRLDGARYAMLTREGVAVIPIVGPIFPRANMMTEMSGTGASTAMLARDLALARDSADVGAIMLLVDSPGGSPTGLNALADQLYAMRGVKRVVAHVSGSAASAAYWIASSAGELVTDKTGMLGSIGVVAALSKQVEPDATGSLSIEIVSSNAPNKRPDPQSEDGAGQVRALLDGIEAQFIADVARGRKTTPARVRSDFGAGGMKVGADAVAAGMADRVRTQDATLKDLSRTAANERAVRATRR, encoded by the coding sequence ATGACCAGCGCGCTCCACGCCCTGACGGCCGAGCCGTGGGCGATCCGTCCCGACTACCTGCACTTCATGGCGAGCCTCGCGAGCCTCGACCGGGCTGGCCGCGCCGATCGCCGCGCGGCGGAGGGCGAGGACTGGTTCCGCCTCGACCTGCAGGCTGCAGCCGGTCCGACCGCCCAGCGCCTCGACGGCGCCCGCTACGCCATGCTCACCCGCGAGGGCGTAGCCGTCATCCCCATCGTTGGCCCGATCTTCCCCCGGGCCAACATGATGACCGAGATGTCTGGTACCGGCGCCTCGACGGCGATGCTGGCGCGAGACCTGGCCCTCGCCCGGGACAGCGCCGATGTCGGCGCCATCATGCTGCTGGTGGATTCGCCTGGCGGCTCGCCGACCGGGCTCAACGCCCTAGCCGACCAGCTCTACGCCATGCGCGGCGTCAAGCGGGTGGTCGCCCATGTCTCGGGCTCGGCGGCCTCGGCGGCCTACTGGATCGCCTCGTCCGCAGGCGAGCTCGTGACCGACAAGACCGGCATGCTCGGATCGATCGGCGTGGTAGCGGCGCTCTCGAAGCAGGTCGAGCCGGACGCGACCGGCAGCTTGTCCATCGAGATCGTGTCCTCGAACGCGCCGAACAAGCGGCCCGATCCGCAATCGGAGGATGGCGCAGGCCAGGTGCGGGCGCTCCTCGACGGCATCGAGGCCCAGTTCATCGCCGACGTGGCGCGCGGTCGGAAGACCACCCCGGCGCGGGTCCGCTCCGACTTCGGGGCCGGCGGCATGAAGGTCGGTGCCGACGCGGTCGCCGCCGGCATGGCGGACCGCGTCCGGACGCAGGACGCCACTCTCAAGGATCTGAGCCGGACCGCCGCCAACGAGCGTGCCGTCCGCGCCACGCGGCGATAG
- a CDS encoding head decoration protein: MSLLETAIVASDWLKSEDGSYRSRDTAIIASGSGKLVSGTVLAKVTATGKYAPAAASGSDGSQTAVAVLLFPVDATSADAKAVIVSRHAIASHAGLTYGATINDATKRAAANAQLAAVGIIVRQGA, translated from the coding sequence ATGTCCCTCCTCGAGACCGCAATCGTCGCCTCCGACTGGCTGAAGTCGGAGGACGGCTCCTACCGCAGCCGCGACACGGCGATCATCGCCTCGGGCTCCGGCAAGCTCGTCTCCGGCACCGTGCTCGCCAAGGTCACGGCCACCGGCAAGTACGCGCCGGCCGCGGCCTCCGGCTCCGACGGCTCGCAGACTGCTGTGGCGGTGCTGCTCTTCCCGGTCGACGCGACGAGCGCCGACGCCAAGGCGGTGATCGTGTCCCGGCACGCCATCGCGAGCCACGCCGGCCTCACCTACGGGGCCACCATCAACGATGCCACGAAGCGCGCAGCGGCGAACGCCCAGCTCGCCGCGGTCGGCATCATCGTCCGCCAGGGGGCCTGA
- a CDS encoding major capsid protein produces MPEILDIFNQDAFSASALTGNITLVPNAYGRINALGLFRPEPIATTTVTVILENGVLNLLPTRPRGAPATLGIRGRQRPKAFPVPHIPHEDSVLATDVQNMLALTPTGIAGLETVLGFLNRKLIVMRNKHAITLEKLRMDALKGVIRDYDGSVILDLFAAFGVTQQVVDFALGTASTDVLGKCQDVTGYMEDNLLGETMTGVRALASPEWFRKFTTHASVKEAFKYYQSGPQILREDVRKGFTFGGITFEEYRGSASYVQEDGTTSVPERFVPAGDVRFFPLGTTDTFTNYWAPPDFWSAVNQAPAIGDAEVFVAPLEPKKFGKGMDIHTESNPLPLVKRPALLVRGTTSN; encoded by the coding sequence ATGCCCGAGATCCTCGACATCTTCAACCAGGACGCCTTCTCGGCGTCCGCCCTCACCGGCAACATCACGCTGGTGCCGAACGCCTACGGGCGCATCAACGCGCTCGGCCTGTTCCGGCCCGAGCCGATCGCCACCACCACGGTGACGGTGATCCTCGAGAACGGCGTGCTCAACCTGCTGCCGACCCGGCCGCGCGGCGCCCCGGCGACCCTCGGCATCCGTGGCCGCCAGCGGCCGAAGGCGTTCCCCGTGCCGCACATCCCGCACGAGGACAGCGTCCTGGCGACCGACGTCCAGAATATGCTGGCGCTCACGCCGACCGGCATCGCGGGTCTGGAGACCGTGCTGGGCTTCCTGAACCGGAAGCTGATCGTTATGCGCAACAAGCACGCGATCACGCTGGAGAAGCTGCGGATGGACGCGCTCAAGGGCGTGATCCGCGACTACGACGGCTCGGTCATCCTCGACCTGTTCGCCGCCTTCGGCGTGACGCAGCAGGTGGTGGACTTCGCCCTCGGCACCGCGTCGACCGACGTGCTCGGCAAGTGCCAGGACGTCACCGGCTACATGGAGGACAACCTCCTCGGCGAAACCATGACCGGCGTGCGCGCGCTCGCGTCACCCGAGTGGTTCCGCAAGTTCACCACGCACGCGAGCGTGAAGGAGGCCTTCAAGTACTACCAGTCGGGGCCGCAGATCCTGCGCGAGGACGTCCGCAAGGGCTTCACCTTCGGCGGGATCACCTTCGAGGAGTACCGCGGCTCGGCCTCCTACGTGCAGGAGGACGGGACCACCAGCGTGCCGGAGCGCTTCGTGCCGGCCGGCGACGTGCGGTTCTTCCCGCTCGGCACCACCGACACCTTCACGAACTACTGGGCCCCGCCCGACTTCTGGTCGGCGGTGAACCAGGCGCCGGCGATCGGCGACGCCGAGGTGTTCGTGGCCCCGCTTGAGCCGAAGAAGTTCGGCAAGGGCATGGACATCCACACCGAGTCCAACCCGCTCCCGCTCGTGAAGCGCCCGGCGCTGCTGGTGCGCGGCACCACCTCGAACTGA
- a CDS encoding DUF6441 family protein, producing MRLTASTPDIRGALTGTEVQIARSVTAGMREVTDGLKEDLRAEVREAGLGPRLANTWRGQTFPKTGESADAAAYVSSNAPKLIDAFDRGVTIRARGGQYLAIPTPDAGVRQLSKRRTKGSTDNTLSPSSWEREAGVKLRFIPTRSGGVLVADAFYRRQAARFQRRKSFRAIREAGPENGRRFVVIFVLVRQAKLRKRLDIDTTARAWAERVPAAIAANWQA from the coding sequence GTGAGGCTCACCGCCTCGACTCCCGACATCCGCGGCGCGCTCACCGGCACCGAGGTGCAGATTGCACGCTCTGTCACCGCCGGCATGCGCGAGGTCACCGACGGGCTGAAGGAGGACCTGCGCGCTGAGGTGCGCGAGGCAGGGCTCGGTCCGCGCCTCGCCAACACCTGGCGCGGCCAGACCTTCCCCAAGACCGGCGAGAGCGCGGACGCGGCGGCCTACGTCTCCTCGAATGCTCCGAAGCTGATCGACGCCTTCGACCGCGGCGTGACGATCAGGGCCAGGGGCGGCCAGTACCTCGCGATCCCGACGCCCGATGCCGGTGTCCGGCAGCTGTCCAAGCGCCGAACGAAGGGCTCGACCGACAATACCCTGTCGCCCTCGTCGTGGGAGCGTGAGGCCGGCGTGAAGCTGCGCTTCATCCCGACCCGCAGCGGCGGCGTGCTGGTCGCTGATGCCTTCTACCGGCGGCAGGCCGCGCGCTTCCAGCGGCGCAAGAGCTTCCGGGCGATCCGCGAGGCGGGCCCGGAAAATGGTCGCCGGTTCGTGGTGATCTTCGTCCTGGTGCGCCAGGCGAAGCTCCGCAAGCGGCTCGACATCGACACGACGGCGCGTGCCTGGGCTGAGCGCGTGCCCGCGGCCATCGCCGCCAACTGGCAGGCCTGA
- a CDS encoding phage tail tube protein, with amino-acid sequence MARARGANAILAAAFETTYGTPPASGFRKLPFVSSNLGEEQGLIASDLLGYGREPLPPTRDVINNDGDVVVPIDLRNFGNWLKLYMGQPTSTTNTGTTTHVFTSGAIALPSCTVEVGLPEVPSYGQNYGVRGNTMRVQMQRSGLLTATLGLMAQGENKLVASAAGTLAEASVERFSPFQGAITRAGAALGSVVSADFTYTNNLDKVEVIRGDGRIEDADPGMVGMSGSIAVRFKDTTLLDQATSGAPVELTFGWVTDATRSLVFKAHAVYLPRAKTPVTGPGGVQATFAWQAAKDMTLNKTVTATLINNVATY; translated from the coding sequence ATGGCCCGCGCGCGTGGAGCGAACGCCATCCTGGCGGCTGCCTTCGAGACCACCTACGGCACCCCACCCGCCAGCGGGTTCCGGAAGCTGCCCTTCGTCTCGTCCAACCTCGGCGAGGAGCAGGGCCTGATCGCCAGCGATCTGCTCGGCTACGGTCGCGAGCCGCTGCCGCCGACCCGCGACGTCATCAACAACGACGGCGACGTGGTCGTGCCGATCGACCTGCGCAACTTCGGTAACTGGCTGAAGCTCTACATGGGCCAGCCGACGAGCACCACGAACACCGGCACCACGACGCACGTCTTCACCTCCGGCGCCATCGCCCTGCCGTCGTGCACCGTCGAGGTCGGCCTGCCGGAGGTGCCGAGCTACGGCCAGAACTACGGTGTCCGCGGCAACACCATGCGCGTCCAGATGCAGCGCTCGGGCTTGCTCACCGCGACGCTCGGCCTGATGGCGCAGGGCGAGAACAAGCTGGTCGCGTCGGCTGCTGGCACGCTCGCTGAGGCCTCGGTCGAGCGCTTCTCGCCGTTCCAGGGTGCCATCACCCGCGCCGGCGCCGCGCTCGGGTCCGTCGTCTCCGCCGACTTCACCTACACCAATAACCTCGACAAGGTGGAAGTCATCCGCGGCGACGGACGCATCGAGGATGCCGACCCGGGCATGGTCGGTATGTCCGGAAGCATCGCCGTGCGGTTCAAGGACACCACGCTCCTCGATCAGGCGACCTCGGGCGCGCCGGTGGAGCTCACCTTCGGGTGGGTCACCGATGCCACCCGGTCGCTCGTCTTCAAGGCACACGCCGTCTACCTGCCGCGGGCGAAGACGCCGGTGACAGGCCCGGGCGGTGTGCAGGCCACATTCGCGTGGCAGGCGGCCAAGGACATGACGCTCAATAAGACCGTCACCGCGACGCTCATCAACAACGTCGCGACGTACTGA
- a CDS encoding phage tail length tape measure family protein, which yields MFELQARAAEEAARRAEVLSREVAALQSRFDPMAAAGARYSAALADIARAEEIGALSASKAAAARLAAVRSFEDSTQRLERAGLAQKASAQAAVNGQLIVPNRGADVAAYGDELDRLRAKYSPLFAAQREYLGQLAEIRQAVRTGALTQAEGAKAVQSTKDAFARQVTDLRAKGDGRLTSYQAQGLFYQGTDIVASAASGMSPLTILLQQGGQIAPVFAGPGSASIKGALGQASEAVTGFVSRIGFVGGALGAVTTAAVAGTAAVLSYQNSMRETERALAGAGRASGANATLINAAAQAAAASGEVSVRQARQFSAEYASTGRVGIEMYANLARTVRDYAASTNQDAADANSDLAKAFGNPDLVRGLDSLNEKLGFLDDRTRQTVKRLDEQGDRLAAQRVGFDAYAAALTKASELTGTFGDKTSAFGRVFGNVWDMVGEKLDKVVTGGNLDERIKDLEAQLEQTESMRGRLFGLFDYRVDAPANDLRAQIARLRGIQSGQTEQSNRAQTAQRSREIGDIVRSLDPEGAQLEKLQGQAERLRRSLSEPVRFGLDGGQLGQTISQFERLQNLTRNMREDMERFGSVAAADASRAAQNANANVGLNSVDKAIVERNQRLDAELRAKNLTDLPTRDEVNRQYAERARAPGLDVPELASLQAEREARLRSITERETLIATAKTETDTIRKNAEEAAKRTSASSDFISAMINVESRGNPNARNPNSSATGLGQFIDKTWLRLFPQVFPDRAAGMTPGQMLSRRTDREDSIAMIQALAAENRRALERADLPTNNRNQYLAWFLGSPTAVRALRADPDAPISSVASADAIAANRKVLEGRSVGQVLNWADRTINQNAPGIRNTERDAFILRSQVTATDQTTEAEARRAKVQELLSDAISRGTEIGRQFTTAQELMAAKSEKLTDTARNERQAILDAGDAYATAQAKVQNSQIGKDILFDRAQIGRTQSEQAVASRLRGTGLGMDSAEAEGLRLNDNLRQTKDLASSTFSGMLGDLRQGVSLTSALTNMTGRFADKLLQTASDRTISAFFDAFTKGGAANSNGFIGTIASVIGGGKFDVGGYTGPGGRYDVAGFVHRGEVVYSQDDVARHGGVAAVEAFRRGGGMRGFADGGIVGRGAFTMPSRAMMGPANDGPISISVTNTGTPQQVQSAQMNTDSQGRRRIEMVTGDAFAAGAGTPQGREALAQGGKRWVR from the coding sequence GTGTTCGAGCTGCAGGCGCGTGCGGCCGAGGAAGCCGCGCGCCGGGCCGAGGTGCTGTCGCGAGAGGTCGCGGCGCTGCAGAGCCGCTTCGATCCGATGGCGGCGGCCGGCGCCCGCTACTCGGCCGCGCTGGCGGACATCGCCCGGGCGGAGGAGATCGGCGCCCTCTCGGCCAGCAAGGCCGCGGCGGCGCGCCTCGCCGCGGTGCGCTCGTTCGAGGATAGCACCCAGCGCCTGGAGCGTGCCGGCCTTGCCCAGAAGGCCAGCGCGCAAGCGGCGGTCAACGGGCAGTTGATCGTGCCGAACCGGGGCGCGGACGTCGCTGCCTACGGCGACGAGCTCGACCGGCTGCGGGCCAAGTACAGCCCGCTGTTCGCCGCCCAGCGCGAGTACCTTGGGCAGCTTGCCGAGATCCGGCAGGCGGTGCGCACTGGGGCGCTGACCCAGGCCGAGGGCGCTAAGGCGGTGCAGAGCACCAAGGATGCCTTCGCCCGGCAGGTGACCGACCTGCGCGCCAAGGGAGACGGCCGGCTCACCAGCTACCAGGCGCAAGGCCTGTTCTACCAGGGCACCGACATCGTCGCCTCGGCGGCGAGCGGCATGTCCCCGCTCACCATCCTACTGCAACAGGGCGGCCAGATCGCGCCCGTGTTCGCCGGCCCTGGCTCGGCCAGCATCAAGGGCGCGCTCGGGCAGGCGAGCGAGGCGGTGACGGGGTTCGTCTCCCGCATCGGCTTCGTGGGTGGCGCCCTTGGCGCGGTGACCACCGCCGCGGTCGCCGGCACGGCCGCCGTGCTCTCCTACCAGAACTCGATGCGGGAGACGGAGCGCGCCCTGGCCGGCGCCGGCCGCGCGTCGGGAGCGAACGCGACGCTGATCAATGCGGCAGCCCAGGCCGCGGCGGCGTCGGGCGAGGTCTCGGTCCGGCAGGCGCGGCAGTTCTCGGCCGAGTATGCCAGCACGGGGCGCGTTGGCATCGAGATGTACGCCAACCTCGCCCGCACCGTGCGGGACTACGCGGCCAGCACCAACCAGGACGCGGCCGACGCCAACAGCGACCTCGCCAAGGCCTTCGGCAACCCGGACCTCGTCCGCGGGCTCGATTCCCTGAACGAGAAGCTGGGCTTTCTCGACGATCGCACCCGTCAGACGGTCAAGCGTCTGGACGAGCAAGGCGATCGGCTGGCGGCCCAGCGCGTCGGGTTCGACGCCTATGCCGCGGCCCTGACCAAGGCCAGCGAGCTGACCGGCACCTTCGGCGACAAGACCTCGGCGTTCGGCCGCGTGTTCGGCAACGTCTGGGACATGGTCGGCGAGAAGCTCGACAAGGTGGTCACCGGCGGCAACCTGGACGAGCGGATCAAGGATCTCGAGGCGCAGCTCGAGCAGACCGAGAGCATGCGCGGTCGGCTCTTCGGCCTGTTCGACTACCGGGTGGACGCGCCGGCCAACGACCTGCGGGCGCAGATCGCGCGCCTGCGCGGGATACAGAGCGGACAGACGGAGCAGTCGAACAGGGCTCAGACCGCCCAGCGATCCCGCGAGATCGGCGACATCGTCCGGTCGCTCGACCCCGAGGGCGCGCAACTCGAGAAGCTCCAGGGGCAGGCGGAACGGCTGCGGCGCTCACTCTCCGAGCCGGTGCGCTTCGGGCTCGACGGCGGTCAGCTGGGACAGACGATCTCCCAGTTCGAGCGCCTGCAGAACCTCACCCGGAACATGCGCGAGGACATGGAGCGGTTCGGCTCCGTCGCCGCGGCCGATGCGTCCCGGGCCGCGCAGAACGCCAACGCGAATGTCGGGCTCAACTCGGTCGACAAGGCCATCGTGGAGCGCAACCAGCGCCTTGATGCGGAGCTGCGAGCCAAGAACCTCACCGATCTTCCGACCCGGGACGAGGTCAACCGCCAGTATGCCGAGCGCGCCCGGGCCCCGGGCCTGGACGTTCCCGAACTCGCCTCGTTGCAGGCGGAGCGGGAGGCGCGACTGCGATCGATCACCGAGCGCGAGACGCTGATCGCGACGGCCAAGACCGAGACGGACACGATCCGGAAGAACGCCGAGGAGGCGGCCAAGCGCACCTCGGCGTCGAGCGATTTCATCTCGGCGATGATCAACGTCGAGAGCCGCGGCAATCCGAACGCCCGCAACCCCAACTCGTCAGCGACCGGCCTGGGGCAGTTCATCGACAAGACGTGGTTGCGGCTCTTCCCGCAGGTTTTCCCGGATCGCGCCGCCGGCATGACGCCCGGGCAGATGCTGTCCCGCCGGACCGACCGGGAGGACAGCATCGCCATGATCCAGGCGCTCGCGGCTGAAAACCGCCGGGCCCTTGAGCGCGCGGACCTGCCCACCAACAACCGGAACCAGTACCTCGCGTGGTTCCTCGGATCGCCCACGGCGGTCAGGGCGCTCCGGGCCGATCCCGACGCCCCCATCTCCTCGGTGGCATCGGCCGACGCGATCGCGGCCAACCGCAAGGTGCTCGAGGGCCGCAGCGTCGGGCAGGTGCTCAACTGGGCCGACCGGACCATCAACCAGAACGCGCCCGGCATCCGTAACACCGAGCGGGACGCCTTCATCCTCCGCTCTCAGGTCACCGCGACCGACCAGACGACCGAGGCGGAGGCGCGGCGCGCCAAGGTGCAGGAGCTTCTCTCGGATGCGATCTCGCGCGGCACCGAGATCGGCCGGCAGTTCACGACCGCTCAAGAGCTGATGGCGGCCAAGAGCGAGAAGCTCACGGACACCGCCCGCAACGAGCGCCAGGCCATCCTCGATGCGGGCGACGCCTATGCCACGGCGCAAGCCAAGGTGCAGAACAGCCAGATCGGGAAGGATATCCTGTTCGATCGCGCCCAGATTGGCCGAACCCAGTCCGAACAGGCGGTAGCCTCGCGCCTGCGCGGCACCGGCCTCGGCATGGATTCCGCCGAAGCCGAGGGTCTGCGCCTCAACGACAACCTGCGGCAGACCAAGGACCTCGCCAGCTCCACCTTCTCGGGGATGCTCGGGGACCTGCGCCAGGGTGTATCGCTCACCTCTGCGCTCACGAACATGACCGGGCGGTTCGCTGACAAGCTTCTGCAGACGGCATCGGATCGGACGATCTCGGCCTTCTTCGACGCCTTCACCAAGGGCGGGGCGGCCAACAGCAACGGGTTCATCGGCACGATCGCCTCGGTGATCGGGGGCGGCAAGTTCGACGTCGGCGGCTACACCGGCCCGGGTGGCCGATACGATGTCGCCGGCTTCGTCCACCGCGGCGAGGTGGTCTACTCGCAGGACGACGTTGCGCGGCATGGCGGCGTGGCGGCCGTCGAGGCGTTCCGGCGCGGCGGCGGCATGCGCGGCTTCGCCGACGGCGGCATCGTTGGCCGCGGCGCCTTCACCATGCCGAGCCGGGCGATGATGGGCCCCGCCAACGATGGACCCATCAGCATCTCGGTCACGAACACGGGCACACCTCAACAGGTCCAGTCCGCCCAGATGAACACCGACAGCCAGGGCCGCCGCCGCATCGAGATGGTGACCGGCGATGCCTTCGCTGCGGGCGCAGGCACGCCGCAGGGGCGCGAGGCGCTGGCGCAGGGTGGCAAGAGGTGGGTCCGATGA
- a CDS encoding NlpC/P60 family protein produces MTHWSEPYVGLPWAETGDAPDGVSCWGLCVLVYREVLGIALPTYAGLCACPAERRQIAAAIGGEASGALWVPVPITAAREFDVAVFRVGELDAHVGLVCAQDRMLHITQGHDSAVLDMRAARWASRFAGLYRHAEMMDRTGG; encoded by the coding sequence GTGACGCACTGGTCCGAACCTTACGTCGGCCTGCCCTGGGCCGAGACCGGCGACGCGCCCGACGGCGTGTCGTGCTGGGGCCTGTGCGTCCTCGTCTATCGCGAGGTGCTGGGCATCGCGCTGCCGACCTACGCGGGCCTCTGCGCCTGCCCGGCCGAGCGCCGGCAAATCGCCGCGGCGATCGGCGGCGAGGCCTCCGGTGCGCTCTGGGTGCCGGTGCCGATCACGGCCGCGCGCGAGTTCGACGTGGCGGTGTTCCGGGTGGGCGAGCTCGACGCCCATGTAGGCCTCGTCTGCGCGCAGGACCGGATGCTGCACATCACCCAGGGCCACGACAGCGCGGTGCTCGACATGCGCGCCGCCCGGTGGGCGAGCCGCTTCGCCGGCCTCTACCGCCACGCCGAGATGATGGATCGCACCGGTGGCTGA